The genomic stretch gcggcgacaACGGAACCAAGGATTTTCCCGATGTCCGCTTTGTCTATGATCTGAGTGAGACTCGCACGGGAGAACTCAGTTCATGCGAGGAAACGTTGAGCGGGGGTGGCTGTTTCAGAAAGCGTCTGGGGGTAGACACGAGGGGTTCTCTGcgatgcgcatgcagaccaGGCTCAGGCGAAATTTCCATTCTTGCCTTTTTGTATCTGACAACGCCTCAAGTGAGCTGCAGAGCGGGgagcgccgcatgcgtggGAACGTGCACTCGTGAATAGTGGCTGTGGCTCTCTGGCGCGTGGTGTGTCTACGCGCTTTTTAACAGACACTTACGTGGACAAGAACCGGCTGACAAGGCTTCAGGCGAAGGACAGTAGCTGGACACCGCGCCACTGCCTTGTCGCGGATTTTTACCTTTGCAAACGCCTCCCACCGAAAAGGAAACAAGTATGTCCGCACCCCCCATCTATGTGACGCAACGTAtgtctgcatatatataaaaatatatatatatatatatttatgtttGGAGGTTAGGGCAGTACAGTGAAGCTGTTGAGCGGTTGCCCCATGCGCACGATTTCTTCGTGTAGACTgcgagagaggggagagagaagcgttAGCCAGCGACATTGAGGCTCTTTGGAGGTCAGTCCATCTGCGACACAGTGGGTACTTCAGGGCACACTCTCGCGtgagtcgccttcgcgtATACGTTTTCTGCGTTGTCGCGATTTCTGTTCGCAGGTGAACTGCGAAATGACAGGGTGGAGTGAATGGTCTACTGCGTGCGTCGATAATACGCAAACGCGCAAACGAGGAATCACGCGCAGCGGTAAGTCTCGTGGCTGCCATGGAAAaacagcggctgcggcgcatcCATCGCCGAGACGAGAGGATCAGCTTCGTGGTAGTCGGAAATGTGCCTACACCTGCAGCGATGTACTTCTCTTGAATTCCGCAACTGGCGAAACCTCTTCCAAGATTATTGtgtcgcgcccgcgacacAATAATCTTGACTTTTGTCGGTCACGCGTTAGCCGGAGTTTGCCAGTGGATGGTCTTCCGCGCGGGGGTCTATGCTAGGTGCCCACATAGGCTTCTTACACATTCGCCGCGCTAGTCGCACATCGGCCGTTCTCCCCCAGGATTCCGGAGCTGCGAGAATATATCTTCTCCAGCTGTGTTTGCCGTGTCACTAGGTTCAAAGTGTACGGGCAGCGTGGGAATCGTGCAGGAACATGACGAGTTGTCCCCTGTTTTTTCTATACCCTCAGGCCAGCACGGCGGGCGACTGTGCGTGTGGGACGGCAAACAGCCGGCGAGACCCGAGGTCACCGAGGTTCGCCCGTGTTCCAGCCCTTCGCAGGAGTAGCAGAAGAGGAGTTTTTGTTGCTTTGGACTCTTCTGTTCTTGGATCGCTTCCTTCTTGAACCTCGACATCTGtcacgccgtcgctgcgAGAGGTACACccctgctgtctctctttctggcggctgctgctgctcgtcGAGGCTCCAGGGATTTCAGACGTTGTCTCTTTTATTATGCATGCACACTTTATGGATGTATTTTTTCCTTCGAATTTGGCCGCCTATGGATTTGCCggtgcgcctgcgcacgtATATGTGACTCAAATCTGTCTACATTGCGTCGGCGGTGCGCCAGGGAGCTCGCGTTGTTTTCTTGCTCGGCTGTCGGTTGAAGAGACGGGTGCGCGGTCGACTGCTGGTGTTGGTTGAAGAGAGAGCCGCTTGACGATCTCCGCGGGAAGATCGTCTCCATTGCCtcagccgcgctgcgcgtttTAGTACTAGCTTCGTTCCTTCCTTTTTTCTACGCGTCTACACGCAGGCCTGCCTACACGTGTATTGACCGTATACCAACCGACAATTACACAtacgtctctctctccttcgctgcttACAAATATGCACATGCGTAGCGGCGCGAGTATCTGCAGGTGGATTCATACGTGTACATTCGTGCTTATGGGTGCAAGTGACATCGCCATTCATTGATCCGTATACGCGTCTCAGGCCGTCTAGCTGTTCTCGTCTGCAAAGTCGTCTgtgggagagggagaggcagactGCTGTACTTCATTTGAGTGCATTTGCGCCTGGGTCAAAGCGCGACCTAGAGTTTTTTCAGTCTAGAGCCTGCACGAGGTGTTTTATTTGTTGACGCTATGCCGACACGTACATGCGCATGCTTGCATAGATCTACGTAGCTGTGTGTTGACTCCGAAACACGCGAGCCGCATGTCTTTTTTCCCAGTCTCGGGTTCATAAGACGCCGACACGACGGGAAGGGGTGGGGTGGCGTGAGCGTTAGAACCCAGAAGCAAAACACTTGAAACCGAGCGGAGAACTGCGGCAGATGAATCCAACACGCAACACCCATCCCAGGAATCATTGCACAGAaaacgacgcaggcgccaggctCAGCTCTCAACACGCCAGCGGCAAAAAGcgaacgcatgcagccgaAGAGCTCGATGAAGGAAGAGGCATAGCGAGCTTCACGCCGTCGATTTCCGCGCGTCTACCTGACGCGGACCTGAGAACAGAAAGACAAGCAGTCAACTTATGGGGAcggcgcgacagcagagCACCCGCTGCAACACCTCTCCGCGAGAAGCGGGGGAAGCGCCTGGAACGGGGAAGCTGAGATACGAGAAAGTCAGTCGACACGCGTTGAAGCAATTCCAGGGCGAACCGCGGgtcgcggcgtgcggcgtTAGGGCCGTCGCCAAGACATAGCAAACACAGAGAAAACAACAGTGCGCgggtgcggcggcagaagTTCCAGCTTCTTCAGACCATGCGAGAGGCCTGCTCGCGAGCCGTAGACcagccgaggccgcgagagggTCCGACTGGGTAGCCAGAGGCCttcagcagagacagaggcggaaagagggaaaaaagaaagaggcACGAGAGGGCGGGCTTACCTGTAGAGGCGATCAAACACGGCGAGGCCCTGCTCGCCACCCTTCaggagcggcgacgcatgGATGAGGATGGCCTTCGCGCCGAGCTCGAGTGCGGAGTGCTCCGCCTGGTGCAGCGTGGCGAAGACTGTCTTCGCGCCGCACTGGGCGATTTTCTTCCACTTCGAGGTCCCCCCCGCGGCGTCACCTTCCGCGGCGAATGCCTCCGACGGCAGGAGCGAAAAGTACGCAGAAAAGCGCTCCTTTAGAGGCTCTAGAGTCCGGTCTGCGTCGATCACAACAACGGTGGAGGCGTcgagggcctccgcgccgcttcgcgcagccgcagagcccCCTGTGCGGCtgttcgccgtcttctcagcagcctcgcgagccgcggccgtcgcgtctggcgccctccgcttctcgttcgcgcctgtggcggcgtctgcttcagAGTCGGGCGTCTCgaccggcgtcgccgcgggcgagtctGCATTTTCTCTGCCTTCAGCTTCGTCCTTGTCGACGATAAGCATGCAGGGAAGACAGGGCGCGTAGTGCGTGAGAGCGAGTCCGGGGCTCTCCATCGGCGTCGAGTCgtccgcgtgtgtctctgaggctctcggcgcggctgcgtgcggcTCCGTCTGTGTCTCTTTCGCGCCGACCTCGCTGTGTGCGGGCTCTCCACGCGCCCGctctggaggcgctgcacccggtggcggcgcggctttcGCGTGTTCCATCGCGAGGTGGTAATGCAGCTTCTCCGATACGCGAACGGAGAACGGCGGGAAGGGAGGCAGGACTTCAGCCccggctgtctctcctgtctgttccgtcggcgctgccctctgcgccgcggctttcAGGGCCTCCTCAATCATCTCGGCCGAAATGACGCCGCGTCGGAGAACTTGAATTTCGAAAGCGTCGCCTGACGCTTCAGGCGCGGAGATCTTGACGACTGTCGACTCAATGCCGAGACAGCAGcactcctcctctgcgccgtcgagcAGTAGCATGTTGTCTCCTTCGGGCGGAAGATCCTGCAACCGTGCCTCGAGGGTCGCCTCCAACGCCTTCCcggccttctgcctcttcgcgtctggcgcacgcagattctcctcgtcttccttctctgcgacccgctggcgcttcgccgcgagactcgcgggctgcgcgctctccgctgAAGCAGAATcggcggacgaagaggaaggagaggagccggaggcagacgcaggcggcgcagaggaagctgaaggaggagaagacgcgaactGGTTGACGACGTGCCCAGCTGTCGTGGGACTGATTCTGCCAAAGCGAttcgcggacggcgcggcgactgggacgcccgccgccgcgatgagcgcgagcgcatgcGGATGATTCGGGCACCTGAACGCATGCGAACCCgtcggagacgccgcggagtgAACCTTCTTGCAGACAAGAAGAGACAACGAAGCGGACGTTTCGAGGCGTTCATGAACATTGTATATGGATAT from Besnoitia besnoiti strain Bb-Ger1 chromosome X, whole genome shotgun sequence encodes the following:
- a CDS encoding yrdC domain-containing protein (encoded by transcript BESB_017250), with the translated sequence MADWTGAASALPLPRGAEETKWQVSPSASDPSPSASTATPGGRSSPASLGRESASSSLPASSSPCPPSSSLTSPESPLFSCPPVLVWRAPPRPSVAEAEEAIRECTASPSSLLPAELRLTPSAESLLQLFTSSFASSPSTLSGSAAAPTRSRAAPFVSLAQVRALAAHPVFAALGTYLRRGGLVVFPTETVYGLGAAATVPGACARVFLSKRRPPSDPLICHVVSAQQAFAQVFDLDDDPSPAAAAAQPPAGGAAESPAWQLRGERRAMRQLVAALADAFWPGPLSVVARGKILEDRPDGSGVALAVTAGTRLVAARCPNHPHALALIAAAGVPVAAPSANRFGRISPTTAGHVVNQFASSPPSASSAPPASASGSSPSSSSADSASAESAQPASLAAKRQRVAEKEDEENLRAPDAKRQKAGKALEATLEARLQDLPPEGDNMLLLDGAEEECCCLGIESTVVKISAPEASGDAFEIQVLRRGVISAEMIEEALKAAAQRAAPTEQTGETAGAEVLPPFPPFSVRVSEKLHYHLAMEHAKAAPPPGAAPPERARGEPAHSEVGAKETQTEPHAAAPRASETHADDSTPMESPGLALTHYAPCLPCMLIVDKDEAEGRENADSPAATPVETPDSEADAATGANEKRRAPDATAAAREAAEKTANSRTGGSAAARSGAEALDASTVVVIDADRTLEPLKERFSAYFSLLPSEAFAAEGDAAGGTSKWKKIAQCGAKTVFATLHQAEHSALELGAKAILIHASPLLKGGEQGLAVFDRLYRSASGRRAEIDGVKLAMPLPSSSSSAACVRFLPLAC